A segment of the Leptolyngbya sp. NIES-3755 genome:
GTGAACCACTAAAGCTCGTTGCGGCTGCAATTCCAAGCAATCCAACCACAATATGCACAGCATTATGCACATAGTTAGTGGGGAACAATCCGAATAAATGTCCGTAACCCACCGAAGATGAGAGGCGAGGAATATAAACATCCCCTGTTACAGGTGCAGATCCAGGAAACGACATGAATGCAGGAATGAAACCAGCAATTCCGATCGTCAAAAAGATAATACCGAGAATGAGCGCGATCGCTTTTTCGGTGTCTGCTAGGCTTTTGAACGAGAGTTTGAATTTGTCTTGCATTGTTCAGGTAAGAGTTTGTGAGTAGGCTTACACCGTCTATTCAATTAACTTCCGCTCACTAAACATCTATCGAAGGACAATGAAGCTTACAGACCTTTCTGAGTAGAAATAGAGCCGTTTCATCTGTCTTAAGCGGCATTCTGAAATTTTTTAGCTCCGACATAATAGAACCCAAATTCTTATGCACTGAGCTATGACGGACGGAATAGAATTATTGAGAGCAAATCGCGATCGACTATTTGAATTAATCGATCGTTTCTCTAAAGCAACTGTGTTAGTCGTTGGCGATCTCACCTTAGATGAATTTCTGAATGGTGAAGTGGAACGAGTCTCGCGTGAAGCTCCAGTTCTAATTTTGCGACATGAGGAAACCCAACAGATTCCAGGCGGTGGAGCGAATGCGGTCTATAACTTTGCAAGATTGGGCGCAAACGTAAAAGCGGTTGGATTGCTTGGAAAAGATATTCAAGGAGCAGCATTAGTGCGATTGTTTGAAGCAGCGGGAATTAGTACGGATGGCATTGTTTGGGATGTCGATCGACCGACTGTAACCAAAACTCGAATCTCTGGACATTCTCGGCAGTCAGTAACCCAGCAGATTGTGAGAATCGATCGTAAATCGAATGCGCTCCCTGCATTAGAACTTCAACAACAGTTAGCAGCTTATATTCGCGATCAGATTGATCAAGTCGATGCGATCGTCTGTTCCGATTATGGGGATGGAACCTTGACGCAACCTGTAATTGAAGCTGCATTGGAGCATTCGAGAACGATCGTGGATTCTCAGAAGCAAATTCCACGCTATCAGGATGCAATGATTTTCACACCGAACTTACCTGAAGCAGAATTGGCAGTGGGATACTCGATCAATGATGCTGAATCACTATCAAGAGCAGGACAGGATTTGCTTCGGATTACTCATGCTCAGTACATCTTGATTACTCGTGGCGAACAGGGAATGACATTGTTCGATCGTCTAGGCAATCAGCAGCATGTTCCTGCATTTAATCGAACCAAAGTATTTGATGTGACGGGAGCAGGAGACACCGTTGTGGCAGCTTTGACCTTGGGACTAATTGCGGGTGCAACGGTTTGGGAAGCGGTGATTTTAGGAAATTTGGCGGCGAGTATTGTTGTGAGACGATTTGGAACGACGACAACGACAGCAGCAGAGATGAAACTGGAACTGGAGAAAATAATTGAGCGATCGGAGTTATCAACTGCTTCAAATCGTTAAGCTTTCCATTCAATAAAAAATGGAGACAACCTATAAGACTGTCTCCACTTCATTTTTCAATTAGGGCAGTTATTTTGCTGCGCTTGCCTGCTTTTCAACGCTAGGAGATTGGTACGCTTTCTCCAATCGCATCAATTGTTTCGCCTGTGCCGATAATGCACCCGCATCCAGCCAGTTTGCAATCAAAGCATCGGTCGAGAACAATCCTGCTCCGTTCACCGTGAAGAGAAGGAAGGAAGCTGCATAGATCGCTGATAGTTCTAGATAAGGCAGATTCAAACCAGCAACCAGGATGTGATGATACATCGCAACACACATCGTACCGAACAGTCCGAATGCAGCGGGACGAGTCAAAAAGCCGATCGCGAGTAAGGGTGCAGCGGTGGTTTCAGTGAGTGCAGCGAGGTAGCTGAAGAAGATCGGGAATGGAAGACCAATCACTTCAACATAGCCGTGAGCAAAGCTTTCGATGTCAGCAAATTTGTCGAGTCCGTTGTGGATCATCATGATGCCTAAAACGGCGCGTAAAACTGCCCAAGCGGTTTGTGACCAGAAGTTAGGCGTAACAGTCGGCTTGAGAATTGCCGTTACCAGAGGAGAGGTCGCCATGATTAAAATTCCGCAATGTATGTGGGTGAAGTATTAAGATATCTAAATCATAGCATTAAATATTATGAAGCTGCTTGATCGAATTATTAGATCTACAGGGGTCTGGGTTTATTTCTCAGCCCTTAGATAGAACGGGATTGAGAGGTTGAACCCTTTGTAATTCGGAGAGCCTTGCTAATTCTCATCATTAACTTTGTTAAGAAATCCTTACACAATATTCTTATAATCTCTGTCTTCAGAAAGAAAGTATGACAATCAGCTTTACTTCTTGTAACCTAATGATTAAGGTTTGTGAACGAATGATATTATCTCGATCGTCTAAACCAATACCTCAACGACATCAAACAGAACGATCGAATACGGTCTGGAGCGATGTCAGCTTGATTGTTTTATCTCAGCAAACCCTAACGGACAAGAATGATGAAAATTCAGCGATTTGCTCCTGTGATTACCGTGTTACTGGGCTGCCTTCTGTTCCTTGGCATTAACCTCGTTGCGCCTCAAACTGCAATGAGCAGTCCTCAACAGTCGCATTATTTGATCAAGCCGCTTCATGCCGATCGCGTTCTTTATGTGCAGCCGAGATTAGCATTAGGCAATTTAGCACCTGATTCGCTTCTGGTCGCTTTAGAAGAGATTTCACAGCAGTACACCATCAAAGGTTCTAAGCTGTACACGCGGCACGTTAATGGTCGAGACATTCCAGGGCTAGTCGTCTACACTTCACCGCTTACTGCACAAGTTATTAGCGAGTAATCATTGAATCAGGAAAGCTCTTGATTAATCGATCAAAAGCTTTCCATTGTTGAAAAAATCAACTAATCTCACCGGTTGCCAACATCTGAATCAATCGTGGCGTACCTGGATCGAATCCAGCAATATCCCAAGAAAGCGGATCTTGAGGATCAGCTAGCGAGATATTGTAGGGTGCAAGCGAGATGTAGATTGCTTTTGCATTCGGATTCACCTTACGGCGATAGATTGCTAGAGCTTGGCTTGGATGGGTTCGTCCTGCCCAGCTTTCACAGTCTGTCCAGAAGCAAAACAGATCGGCATTGAATCGCTGCTTAGTTGCCCATTCGTAAGCAACAGAAGCATCCGTTCCACCAAAGTTTTGATGAGTTGCTTTCGCGATCGCATCACTAAAACTATCTCGTGATGTGATCTTCAAATCGCGGAACTCATTCGCAAATCCACGAATTTTACAGTATCTCTCTGCTTTCGCGGTCGCTAATGCCATCACCGTCGCAATTTCACAGCAAGTTAAGCCAATTGAATCCACACTGTAGTAAGACATCGAACCGGAAACATCGATCGCATGTAAAAACACTTGCTCAGTCGGCGGTAGAACGTTGAATGAAAGTTCTAAGGCTTTCTCTAAGAGGGTGTTGATTCGCGAAACAGGCTTCCAAGTTTTTTGGCTGCGTCCGATTTGTCCACCGGATTGATAGGTTTTCAGAGCTTTGAGAACATCGATCGGGTGAATTCGCCCTTTTCGCAGATGTTCTGCATTGTTCAACACAGAAGCAACTCGATCTAAGTTCTTTTTGTTGTCAGCATTCAACACACCCAATTGAGTCAACGATCCTAAGTTTCGGAGCATTGCACCGATCGGCATTTCTTCAAACAGAAGTTGCCATGATCGCTGATCCATATTGCCAACCGGAGCCACCATTTCATGCGTTAGATGTCCTTGTTGAATCGCTTGATGAGTCTGAGTTGGATTGCGCTTGAGCCATTCGTACCACCAGATTTGAGCGAGAACATCAGAATCGATTTTCTTCGGTAAGTTGTCCCAACCTTGAGCAACCCATTGAAATAATCGATCGTGATTTTCAGTTGGTGGCTTCACATGGAACAATCGCAACGCATCTCGATGTGAAAATCCTTGACGCTGTTGGTATTTCAACAGTTGATACGCCAAGCCTTTGACATCTTCGCGAGAGAGCCAAGCTTTTCCTGCTTCACGAACTATCTTTCCAAATCCGCGCATTGACTTCGTATAGCTCATCCATTCGTAGAAATGGCTTCCAGTCCGAACAATGTGCGGAAAGATTTCGGTAAAGGCGCGTTTTGCTTCGGGAGTTTCGCCCATTGAAAGCAAGACTAAAGCGAGGATTGGAGCGCTGTTGTTAATCGATCGACCATCACTTGCATAGAGGATTTCTTCAGCGACACGAGCGGGATTTTGTGCGATCGCATTCTGCACGACATCAATGAACTCACTCGTTAATTCATGCTTTCCCGCATAGTAAGTACTTTGAGCGGTTCCAATCAATAAGCAGCGACGCAGAACAGTCCAGATATCCGCTTTGAACATCCAGCCGCTCGATCGACCTTGGATCATTT
Coding sequences within it:
- a CDS encoding hypothetical protein (hypothetical protein MicvaDRAFT_0773;~similar to AA sequence:cyanobase_aa:LBDG_15330), encoding MQDKFKLSFKSLADTEKAIALILGIIFLTIGIAGFIPAFMSFPGSAPVTGDVYIPRLSSSVGYGHLFGLFPTNYVHNAVHIVVGLLGIAAATSFSGSLVYNQGFAIAYTAIVLFGLIPATNTTFGLMPIYGNNVWFNALTAILAAYGGFVKPAELAKATEA
- a CDS encoding rfaE bifunctional protein (similar to AA sequence:cyanobase_aa:PCC7424_0338) yields the protein MTDGIELLRANRDRLFELIDRFSKATVLVVGDLTLDEFLNGEVERVSREAPVLILRHEETQQIPGGGANAVYNFARLGANVKAVGLLGKDIQGAALVRLFEAAGISTDGIVWDVDRPTVTKTRISGHSRQSVTQQIVRIDRKSNALPALELQQQLAAYIRDQIDQVDAIVCSDYGDGTLTQPVIEAALEHSRTIVDSQKQIPRYQDAMIFTPNLPEAELAVGYSINDAESLSRAGQDLLRITHAQYILITRGEQGMTLFDRLGNQQHVPAFNRTKVFDVTGAGDTVVAALTLGLIAGATVWEAVILGNLAASIVVRRFGTTTTTAAEMKLELEKIIERSELSTASNR
- a CDS encoding DoxX family protein (similar to AA sequence:cyanobase_aa:PCC7424_3790) yields the protein MATSPLVTAILKPTVTPNFWSQTAWAVLRAVLGIMMIHNGLDKFADIESFAHGYVEVIGLPFPIFFSYLAALTETTAAPLLAIGFLTRPAAFGLFGTMCVAMYHHILVAGLNLPYLELSAIYAASFLLFTVNGAGLFSTDALIANWLDAGALSAQAKQLMRLEKAYQSPSVEKQASAAK
- a CDS encoding TROVE domain-containing protein (similar to AA sequence:cyanobase_aa:LBDG_49430), with the translated sequence MSYKFYTKNKTPQTRPIPGREAEMIQGRSSGWMFKADIWTVLRRCLLIGTAQSTYYAGKHELTSEFIDVVQNAIAQNPARVAEEILYASDGRSINNSAPILALVLLSMGETPEAKRAFTEIFPHIVRTGSHFYEWMSYTKSMRGFGKIVREAGKAWLSREDVKGLAYQLLKYQQRQGFSHRDALRLFHVKPPTENHDRLFQWVAQGWDNLPKKIDSDVLAQIWWYEWLKRNPTQTHQAIQQGHLTHEMVAPVGNMDQRSWQLLFEEMPIGAMLRNLGSLTQLGVLNADNKKNLDRVASVLNNAEHLRKGRIHPIDVLKALKTYQSGGQIGRSQKTWKPVSRINTLLEKALELSFNVLPPTEQVFLHAIDVSGSMSYYSVDSIGLTCCEIATVMALATAKAERYCKIRGFANEFRDLKITSRDSFSDAIAKATHQNFGGTDASVAYEWATKQRFNADLFCFWTDCESWAGRTHPSQALAIYRRKVNPNAKAIYISLAPYNISLADPQDPLSWDIAGFDPGTPRLIQMLATGEIS